A single region of the Thermoleophilum album genome encodes:
- a CDS encoding enoyl-CoA hydratase-related protein — translation MSTAAPDATAQSLVERFSLKALVEACLVLEEGVAGAREIEVAMMLGAGILPGPFQRADERGLDEVLAALERAEREWGPAFAPPTILRRLVAQGRLGKKSGQGFFPYPQPNTGGERETVLLETRGDIGIAWLNRPPANPLSPQALRDLEALWQEVDGRLRALVIASSNIFTFCAGADIKEFTRIDPDSEGRDLVATAHRLMRAMERSSTVTIAAVNAVALGGGCELAMACDFRIAGESASFGQPEINLGIIPGFGGTQRLPRIVGEAKALELNLLGDPIDAWEAHRLGLVNAVVPDHELFDTALAWARKLAAQAPRAIEEIKRVSAHGDLDAGLASEAEGFARVFTSEDAREGIAAFLERRKPRFRGR, via the coding sequence ATGAGCACGGCAGCGCCTGACGCCACCGCCCAGTCGCTCGTCGAGCGCTTTTCCCTCAAAGCGCTCGTCGAAGCATGTTTGGTGCTCGAGGAGGGTGTCGCCGGCGCGCGCGAGATCGAGGTGGCGATGATGCTCGGCGCGGGAATCCTGCCGGGACCCTTCCAGCGTGCCGACGAGCGCGGCCTCGACGAAGTGCTGGCGGCGCTCGAGCGCGCCGAGCGCGAGTGGGGCCCGGCGTTCGCGCCACCCACGATCCTGCGCCGGCTGGTCGCCCAGGGTCGGCTCGGCAAAAAGAGCGGTCAAGGTTTCTTCCCGTATCCGCAGCCCAATACCGGCGGCGAGCGCGAGACGGTGTTGCTCGAAACCCGCGGCGATATCGGCATCGCGTGGCTCAACCGGCCGCCCGCCAACCCGCTGTCGCCGCAGGCGCTACGCGACCTCGAGGCGCTCTGGCAGGAGGTCGACGGGCGCTTGCGCGCGCTCGTGATCGCCTCCTCGAACATCTTCACCTTCTGCGCCGGGGCCGACATCAAGGAGTTCACGCGCATCGACCCCGACAGCGAGGGGCGCGACCTTGTCGCCACCGCTCACCGGTTGATGCGCGCGATGGAGCGCTCGTCGACCGTAACGATCGCGGCCGTCAACGCTGTAGCGCTCGGCGGTGGTTGCGAGCTGGCGATGGCCTGCGATTTCCGCATCGCCGGCGAGTCCGCGAGCTTCGGTCAGCCCGAGATCAACCTCGGGATCATTCCCGGCTTCGGTGGCACCCAGCGGCTGCCGCGGATCGTAGGAGAGGCCAAGGCGCTCGAACTCAATCTCCTCGGCGACCCGATCGACGCCTGGGAGGCGCACCGTCTCGGCCTCGTGAACGCTGTTGTTCCCGACCACGAGCTGTTCGACACCGCGCTGGCGTGGGCGCGCAAGCTGGCCGCTCAGGCGCCGCGCGCGATCGAAGAGATCAAGCGCGTCTCGGCGCACGGCGACCTCGACGCCGGCCTCGCCAGCGAGGCCGAGGGATTCGCGCGCGTTTTCACGAGCGAAGATGCCCGCGAAGGGATCGCAGCCTTCCTCGAGCGGCGCAAGCCGCGCTTCCGTGGACGCTGA
- a CDS encoding 3-hydroxyacyl-CoA dehydrogenase family protein has translation MFVFKAAVVGAGTMGGEIAQVVAAAGIPVVLKDIEQRFVDQGLAKAREVTEGRLRSLVAKGKLSEEEARRQAEETLGLIEGTTSYAPFGDVDFVIEAVPERMDLKRRVFAELDACTPGHAILASNTSSLSITEMGEATSRPHQVCGFHFFYPASVMRLIEIVAGEDTAPETLRAASNFALAIRKTPIRCEEVPGFVVNRVLLSALSELWRATEEDGLSFEQVDRAVQESRAAPMGPYFLTDLLGLDTVLHVAEHLYEQYGPERFHVLGKLRELVAAGHLGQKTGKGFYEHGSA, from the coding sequence ATGTTCGTCTTCAAGGCAGCTGTCGTCGGTGCTGGCACGATGGGGGGCGAGATCGCCCAGGTCGTAGCGGCTGCCGGCATTCCCGTCGTGCTCAAGGACATCGAGCAGCGCTTCGTCGACCAGGGTCTTGCGAAGGCGCGCGAGGTGACCGAAGGGCGACTGCGCAGTCTCGTCGCGAAGGGCAAGCTGAGCGAGGAGGAGGCCCGCCGCCAAGCCGAGGAGACACTCGGGCTGATCGAGGGCACGACTTCCTACGCGCCGTTCGGCGACGTCGACTTCGTGATCGAAGCCGTCCCCGAGCGGATGGACCTCAAACGGCGCGTGTTCGCCGAGCTCGACGCCTGCACTCCCGGTCACGCGATCCTCGCCTCGAACACCTCGTCGCTCTCGATCACCGAGATGGGCGAGGCGACCAGTCGGCCCCACCAGGTTTGCGGCTTCCACTTTTTCTACCCGGCGTCGGTGATGCGCCTGATCGAGATCGTGGCCGGCGAGGACACCGCGCCCGAAACGCTGCGGGCAGCCAGCAACTTCGCGCTCGCGATCCGCAAGACGCCGATTCGCTGCGAAGAGGTGCCGGGGTTCGTCGTCAACCGCGTGCTGCTCTCCGCGCTGTCGGAGCTCTGGCGTGCCACCGAGGAGGACGGGCTGTCGTTCGAGCAAGTCGATCGCGCTGTGCAGGAGTCGCGTGCGGCGCCGATGGGGCCCTACTTCCTCACCGACCTGCTCGGTCTCGACACCGTGCTCCACGTCGCCGAGCACCTGTACGAGCAGTACGGTCCCGAACGCTTCCACGTGCTCGGGAAGCTGCGCGAGCTGGTCGCCGCCGGGCACCTCGGGCAAAAGACCGGAAAGGGGTTCTATGAGCACGGCAGCGCCTGA
- a CDS encoding RrF2 family transcriptional regulator, with the protein MRISTKADYAVRAVVELAARGEEERFTKADELARAQGLPLSFLENILGELRAAGLVQTRRGAEGGYRLALPADKITIADVVRAVEGPLASVRGEPPERVSYSGAAATLQEVWIAVRASVRSVCERVTLADVARGRLPDHVRELATDPDARTTRVGPAGR; encoded by the coding sequence GTGCGCATTTCCACGAAAGCGGACTACGCTGTGCGAGCGGTGGTGGAGCTGGCCGCGCGCGGCGAGGAGGAGCGTTTCACGAAAGCCGACGAGCTCGCCCGCGCCCAAGGGTTGCCGCTCAGCTTCCTCGAGAACATCCTCGGCGAGCTGCGCGCCGCCGGGCTCGTGCAGACGCGGCGCGGCGCCGAAGGCGGATACCGCCTGGCGCTCCCTGCCGACAAGATCACGATCGCCGATGTGGTGCGCGCTGTCGAGGGTCCGCTGGCATCGGTCCGCGGCGAGCCCCCCGAGCGGGTGTCCTATTCGGGCGCAGCAGCGACGCTACAGGAGGTGTGGATCGCTGTGCGCGCGAGCGTGCGCTCGGTCTGCGAACGCGTCACGCTCGCCGACGTAGCACGCGGCCGTCTGCCCGACCATGTTCGCGAGCTCGCCACCGATCCCGACGCCCGCACGACTCGCGTCGGGCCCGCCGGCCGCTAG
- a CDS encoding sulfate/molybdate ABC transporter ATP-binding protein: MIELSGVSVHYGAVTALEHVDLAVEAGELVALLGPSGSGKSTLLRVVAGLELPDAGTVAIDGRDVTYAPPQQRGIGFVFQHYAPFPHLTVWENVAFGLRVRRTPRDEVRRRVERLLAMVGLAKFADRRPHQLSGGQRQRMALARALAIEPRVLLLDEPFSALDAHVRRELRAWLRELHDELGATTLIVTHDRAEAMELADRIAVLNDGRLEQVGSPSELYDSPCSAFVRDFVGDSTRVGDLVARPDEIDLLDAPADGAVEAMVTRIADLGPEIRIELALAGGGECEVRVPRRRYRELDLRQGDIAWLRVDTPLAVA, from the coding sequence GTGATCGAGCTGTCGGGTGTGAGCGTGCACTACGGCGCTGTGACAGCGCTGGAGCACGTCGACCTCGCCGTCGAAGCCGGCGAGCTGGTCGCGCTGCTCGGGCCGTCGGGTTCGGGCAAGTCGACCTTGCTGCGGGTGGTTGCAGGTCTCGAGCTGCCTGACGCCGGGACAGTGGCGATCGACGGGCGCGACGTCACCTACGCTCCGCCGCAACAGCGCGGCATCGGCTTCGTGTTCCAGCACTACGCGCCGTTCCCGCACTTGACAGTCTGGGAGAACGTTGCCTTCGGCTTGCGCGTGCGGCGCACCCCGCGCGACGAGGTGCGACGCCGTGTCGAGCGTTTGCTGGCGATGGTCGGGCTTGCGAAGTTCGCCGACCGGCGCCCGCACCAGTTGTCGGGAGGCCAGCGCCAGCGCATGGCGCTTGCGCGTGCGCTCGCGATCGAGCCGCGCGTGCTGTTGCTCGACGAGCCCTTCTCAGCCCTCGACGCCCACGTCCGCCGCGAGCTGCGCGCCTGGCTGCGTGAACTCCACGACGAGCTCGGGGCGACGACGCTGATCGTCACCCACGATCGCGCCGAGGCGATGGAGCTCGCCGATCGCATCGCTGTGCTGAACGACGGGCGGCTCGAACAGGTCGGTTCACCGAGCGAGCTCTACGACTCACCGTGCAGCGCTTTCGTGCGCGACTTCGTCGGCGACAGCACACGCGTTGGTGACCTCGTCGCCCGTCCCGACGAGATCGACCTCCTCGACGCTCCCGCCGACGGGGCCGTCGAGGCGATGGTCACGCGGATCGCCGACCTCGGTCCCGAGATCCGCATCGAACTGGCGCTGGCCGGCGGCGGCGAGTGCGAGGTGCGTGTGCCGCGCCGCCGCTACCGCGAGCTCGACCTGCGGCAGGGCGACATCGCCTGGCTGCGCGTCGACACGCCCCTCGCCGTCGCCTAG
- a CDS encoding sulfate ABC transporter permease subunit, protein MSTEATLAVRSANDYRPVPPSATAKRIHRRRKAVGALALRLVVLAYLAALVVLPLGFIAWQALSPGIDRFVSALTAPEALSALRLTLLAAGVATVVCSVLGTIVALYVVRSRLPGRRFAEALLDVPLAVSPVVVGLALLALFGREGWFADLPIAVAFTPLGVVVATVFICTPYTAREVIPVLRALGSEREQAALTLGASPWQAFWRVTLPSLKLALVHGAVLSLARALGEFGAVSVISGNLVGRTQTLTLLVQQRYENFDLAGAYAAALLLAAAAILALVLLLKTTTDHARD, encoded by the coding sequence GTGAGCACCGAGGCAACGCTCGCAGTGCGCAGCGCCAACGATTACCGACCGGTGCCACCCTCCGCGACGGCCAAGCGGATACACCGTCGGCGAAAGGCGGTCGGCGCTCTCGCGCTGCGCTTGGTGGTGCTCGCGTACCTGGCAGCGCTCGTGGTACTGCCCCTGGGCTTTATCGCCTGGCAGGCACTGTCGCCGGGAATCGATCGCTTCGTCAGCGCGCTGACAGCTCCTGAGGCGCTCTCGGCCCTGCGGCTGACGCTGCTCGCGGCGGGCGTCGCGACCGTTGTCTGCAGCGTGCTCGGCACCATCGTCGCGCTCTACGTCGTCCGCTCGCGCCTTCCCGGCCGGCGCTTCGCCGAGGCCCTCCTCGATGTTCCGCTCGCTGTCTCGCCGGTCGTGGTGGGTCTGGCGCTACTGGCGCTCTTCGGTCGCGAAGGGTGGTTCGCCGACCTGCCGATCGCGGTGGCTTTCACGCCGCTCGGGGTCGTCGTTGCCACCGTCTTCATCTGCACGCCCTACACCGCGCGTGAGGTGATCCCGGTTCTGCGTGCTCTCGGCAGCGAGCGCGAGCAGGCCGCGCTCACCCTCGGCGCTTCGCCTTGGCAGGCGTTCTGGCGCGTCACCTTGCCGTCGCTGAAACTCGCCCTCGTCCATGGTGCTGTGCTGTCGCTCGCCCGCGCCCTCGGCGAGTTCGGGGCCGTGAGTGTGATCAGCGGCAACCTCGTGGGACGCACCCAGACGCTCACGCTGCTCGTCCAGCAGCGGTACGAGAACTTCGACCTAGCCGGGGCCTACGCGGCGGCGCTGCTTTTGGCTGCCGCGGCAATCCTGGCGCTGGTCCTGCTCTTGAAGACGACCACAGACCACGCTCGCGACTAG
- the cysT gene encoding sulfate ABC transporter permease subunit CysT gives MRRAASGVPGSGQLAFGISVTWLSIAVLLPIAALVALASERGAGAFVDAVAAPQARAALLLSVAAAAATAVVNAVFGTALAWVLVRQDFPGRGLVNAIVDLPFALPTVVAGLTLLAIYGPASPLGVDIAFTRVSLVAALALVTLPFVVRSVQPVLAALGSEVEEAALTLGASRAQLFRRVLLPLLVPAIVSGTALAFARAVGEFGSVVIVSGNVPFKTEVAPVYILKRVESGDLPGAAAVATVLLALALLVLLVLRWFERRRAEVAA, from the coding sequence GTGCGCAGAGCCGCGAGCGGCGTGCCGGGCAGCGGCCAGTTGGCCTTTGGGATCAGCGTTACCTGGTTGTCGATCGCGGTGCTGCTTCCCATCGCGGCGCTTGTGGCGCTCGCGTCAGAGCGCGGGGCGGGGGCCTTCGTCGACGCCGTCGCGGCACCGCAGGCGCGCGCCGCTCTGCTTTTGTCGGTAGCGGCGGCAGCCGCGACGGCCGTCGTCAACGCGGTCTTCGGAACCGCCCTCGCTTGGGTGCTCGTGCGCCAGGACTTCCCCGGGCGCGGCCTTGTCAACGCCATCGTCGACCTACCGTTCGCGTTGCCAACCGTGGTCGCTGGTCTCACGCTGCTCGCGATCTACGGTCCAGCATCGCCGCTTGGCGTCGACATCGCCTTCACGCGCGTTTCGCTGGTGGCCGCGCTGGCGCTAGTCACGCTGCCGTTCGTCGTGCGCTCGGTCCAGCCTGTGCTCGCTGCGCTCGGCAGCGAGGTCGAGGAAGCGGCCCTGACGCTGGGGGCGTCGCGCGCGCAGCTCTTTCGTCGCGTGCTCCTGCCGCTCCTCGTCCCGGCGATTGTGAGCGGCACCGCGCTCGCTTTCGCGCGCGCGGTGGGCGAGTTCGGCTCGGTGGTGATCGTCTCGGGCAACGTGCCATTCAAGACCGAGGTCGCACCCGTGTACATCCTCAAGCGGGTCGAATCGGGCGACCTGCCGGGAGCGGCTGCTGTGGCGACCGTTCTGCTCGCGCTTGCCCTCCTCGTGCTGTTGGTGCTGCGTTGGTTCGAGCGACGGCGGGCAGAGGTAGCGGCGTGA
- a CDS encoding sulfate ABC transporter substrate-binding protein — MRDTSEQAQWAARPTGADGLGSAIGRALRPLTALLAAALLVALVSACGGESAGGSSANGGKVSLVGFSTPQVVYDEVVPAFRRTDAGRGVDVATSYGPSGEQSRAVAGGLAADIVNFSLEPDVTRLVDAGLVARDWKKRAHGGFVAHSVVALIVRPGNPKRIRGWDDLLRPGVEVVTPNTQTSGAAKWNLIAAYAARGRGYLERLLREHVKVQPKSGREALQTFTSGVGDVLISYESEAITARRKGQKLDLVVPDETLRIDLPIALTRSGERSRAARALLDYLFTPAAQRVWAEWGYRPQDADVARQFANRFPQPRRLHTIAELGGWKRLDEQLFDPDRGLVARIEAGR; from the coding sequence GTGAGGGACACTTCCGAGCAGGCGCAGTGGGCGGCACGACCGACCGGCGCGGACGGACTGGGCTCCGCGATCGGGCGCGCCCTGCGACCGCTCACGGCGTTGCTGGCAGCCGCTCTCCTGGTGGCTCTTGTGTCGGCGTGCGGCGGCGAGAGCGCTGGCGGCAGCTCGGCCAACGGCGGCAAGGTGTCACTGGTCGGCTTCTCGACCCCGCAGGTCGTGTACGACGAGGTGGTTCCCGCCTTCCGGCGCACCGACGCCGGACGCGGTGTCGACGTAGCCACGTCCTACGGTCCCTCGGGCGAGCAAAGCCGGGCGGTTGCTGGTGGTCTTGCAGCCGACATCGTCAACTTCTCGCTCGAACCCGACGTCACACGTCTGGTCGATGCCGGCCTCGTCGCCCGCGACTGGAAAAAGCGCGCCCACGGCGGCTTCGTTGCGCACTCGGTGGTGGCGCTGATCGTCCGCCCCGGCAATCCGAAGCGCATCCGCGGCTGGGACGACTTGCTGCGACCCGGGGTCGAGGTGGTAACGCCTAACACGCAAACGTCAGGGGCGGCGAAGTGGAACCTGATCGCCGCCTACGCGGCGCGCGGACGCGGCTACCTGGAGCGCCTCTTGCGCGAGCACGTCAAGGTGCAGCCGAAGTCCGGGCGCGAGGCGCTGCAGACCTTCACCTCGGGGGTCGGCGACGTGCTGATCTCCTACGAATCGGAGGCGATCACGGCGCGGCGCAAGGGCCAGAAGCTCGACCTGGTCGTGCCCGACGAGACCTTGCGCATCGATCTGCCGATCGCCCTCACGCGGTCGGGCGAGCGGTCGCGCGCGGCGCGGGCGCTGCTCGACTACCTCTTCACGCCCGCCGCGCAGCGGGTGTGGGCCGAGTGGGGATACCGCCCGCAGGACGCGGACGTCGCGCGGCAGTTCGCCAACCGCTTCCCCCAGCCGCGTCGTCTCCACACCATCGCCGAGCTCGGCGGTTGGAAACGCCTCGACGAGCAGTTGTTCGACCCCGATCGGGGGCTCGTAGCCCGCATCGAAGCTGGGCGGTGA
- a CDS encoding PadR family transcriptional regulator, producing the protein MAARPGARRRRDVRRATREAVASAAGAAAPLRESPSQRQQDPITGALVRRDVLPLLVLHFIAEAPSYGNQLMERIATLTAGVLSVNPNTMYPLLRQLEARGLIRGTWEHPERRTRRFYSLTEAGRAELERLRGEVRPFLRAVRESVERICGELYGPSGSR; encoded by the coding sequence ATGGCAGCACGGCCTGGTGCACGCCGGCGGCGGGACGTCCGACGCGCCACGCGGGAGGCGGTAGCTAGCGCTGCGGGCGCTGCGGCGCCGCTTCGCGAGTCCCCAAGCCAGCGCCAGCAGGATCCGATCACCGGCGCACTCGTACGGCGCGACGTCCTGCCGTTGCTGGTGCTGCATTTCATAGCCGAGGCCCCGTCGTACGGAAACCAGCTGATGGAGCGCATCGCGACGCTCACGGCGGGCGTGCTGTCGGTGAACCCGAACACGATGTACCCGCTGTTGCGTCAGCTCGAGGCGCGCGGGTTGATCCGCGGCACCTGGGAGCACCCCGAACGGCGCACCCGCCGCTTCTACTCGCTTACCGAGGCGGGTCGCGCCGAGCTGGAACGGCTGCGCGGCGAGGTGCGCCCGTTCCTGCGCGCGGTGCGCGAGAGCGTCGAGCGCATCTGCGGCGAGCTGTACGGCCCGAGCGGCTCGCGCTGA
- a CDS encoding GNAT family N-acetyltransferase, with amino-acid sequence MRECATYVAASERLLLRPLTRADLPVIGRWFSDERIRRFYLLTEEGVGADTLAEAIEWARHDPDVAAWAIEERDGTLAGLGNWRADPVFRDVYEIEVTLGPHMPGGRGYGTEAHALVLDHLMRTRPAAKVTGRALADNHAVIALAARLGFVEEGRLRRHVQIGEERVDLVVVGILREEWERSRQARPYATISWGSGADNSRSGANGRRAVRMNGDGSTAWCTPAAGRPTRHAGGGS; translated from the coding sequence ATGCGCGAGTGCGCAACGTACGTAGCGGCTTCGGAGCGGCTGCTTTTGCGACCGCTGACACGGGCCGATCTGCCGGTGATCGGTCGCTGGTTCAGCGACGAGCGGATCCGCCGCTTCTACCTTTTGACCGAGGAAGGGGTGGGTGCCGACACGCTCGCCGAGGCGATCGAGTGGGCGCGTCACGATCCCGACGTCGCCGCGTGGGCGATCGAGGAGCGCGACGGCACCCTCGCCGGGCTCGGTAACTGGCGTGCCGATCCCGTCTTCCGCGACGTGTACGAGATCGAGGTAACTCTCGGTCCGCACATGCCGGGCGGGCGCGGCTACGGCACGGAGGCCCACGCCCTGGTTCTCGATCACCTGATGCGCACCCGGCCGGCGGCCAAGGTCACAGGGCGGGCGCTCGCCGACAACCACGCGGTGATCGCCCTTGCCGCGCGCCTCGGCTTCGTCGAGGAAGGGCGTCTGCGCCGTCACGTGCAGATCGGCGAGGAGCGGGTCGATCTCGTCGTCGTCGGCATCCTTCGGGAAGAGTGGGAACGCAGCCGCCAGGCGCGTCCGTACGCGACGATCAGTTGGGGATCGGGCGCGGACAACTCGAGATCGGGCGCGAACGGGCGCCGCGCTGTCAGGATGAACGGCGATGGCAGCACGGCCTGGTGCACGCCGGCGGCGGGACGTCCGACGCGCCACGCGGGAGGCGGTAGCTAG
- a CDS encoding flavoprotein, which translates to MGGGVGGTSERAVARLPRALPVRRLVIASGGGIGAALMPAWAAWLCTNYEVELRFALTRSAARLVSPRALAAICGARTYVDGDDSGPVPAHLRLARFGEALIVAPATANLIGKLAAGVADDLVSTVVLCFEGPTVVIPSLPPGASGKPAVLRNVQQLRADGYHVPALARGRSLATGEDGLGAMLDLPAALAALETACARARLTGVGAHKLEPRRRPTEGLRRKGRQRSRKPRRRLRTESTGGGSYR; encoded by the coding sequence ATGGGTGGAGGGGTAGGGGGGACCAGCGAGCGCGCCGTCGCCCGTTTGCCGCGAGCGTTGCCGGTGCGCCGTCTCGTGATCGCTTCGGGAGGTGGCATCGGCGCGGCGTTGATGCCGGCTTGGGCGGCGTGGTTGTGCACCAACTACGAGGTCGAGTTGCGCTTCGCGCTGACGCGCTCGGCCGCGCGCCTCGTGTCGCCACGAGCGCTAGCGGCGATCTGCGGTGCGCGGACGTACGTCGACGGCGACGACAGCGGCCCTGTCCCGGCCCACCTGCGGCTGGCGCGTTTCGGCGAGGCGCTGATCGTCGCGCCCGCGACGGCCAACCTGATCGGCAAACTCGCAGCTGGTGTCGCCGACGACCTCGTCAGCACGGTCGTGCTGTGCTTCGAGGGTCCGACCGTCGTGATCCCGTCGCTGCCGCCCGGCGCGTCGGGGAAGCCCGCCGTGCTGCGCAACGTCCAACAGCTCCGCGCCGACGGCTACCACGTGCCGGCGCTTGCGCGGGGCCGGTCGCTCGCGACGGGGGAGGACGGTCTTGGTGCGATGCTCGATCTACCCGCAGCGCTCGCTGCGCTCGAGACCGCCTGCGCGCGCGCCCGGCTGACCGGTGTCGGTGCGCACAAGCTCGAACCGCGGCGCCGTCCCACGGAAGGGCTGCGGCGAAAGGGGCGGCAGCGATCGCGAAAGCCTCGCCGTCGCCTGCGCACCGAGAGCACGGGGGGCGGCAGCTACCGGTGA
- a CDS encoding T3SS effector HopA1 family protein has translation MRDPRVDFAAEAIRIARELHSTVETFADTLATGDEARLAGLIYERLHLRRRACGSERRAGSGRVRVGRRFAAALRSVRYRADGFEVHGEPPLVAGGRGHATASSERPVVAVGRASGLRVLVRERDIARRRGTELSLWLPVLRERPRPGFVGAVGRAGPVADSAALWRIYCSVPHDRADDAALALWGALSSAGIRFQLKLLALADEYPRADALVAYVASDDLPRAADLAVALGRAGLFSGPAAGLARPLGNGVAVAPEPLAAGRDESYGTYVAAVAARTLCSVVTDGQATQIDEATVASVLGAELAALAHATLPPSSERGTVGDVTTGVRVARVARARGSSRRAAAFASMAEHGRSAKQGGGAVKDVLVEALVATGAARRDEPIDPASVVEGVTCVTMAVRLHSGWAWVERDLSGSSDSAEIDVRVALCRSALEPDQGLAVLPRVAPDGTLVFPGLPGGELFSDLILAGELSDQEAARLAGDIAQWTAAFHANGRRLSRRWPRVRLALPWLLDEVRSLCDRAGGRAALHAELEGVQELLLLDHPDLRARLAEAVAAFARRGRDATVVHGELTPGYSVCGEGAVRVIGFHRAAIGPAAYDVGCFLGELAEFERALREPGRGAARAAATAFVDAYAAAAGIGRAALVAAAAPYAALKVVAHLARYVRAFGFDRALVRGQLALAEELVAGRSAKWVEG, from the coding sequence GTGCGCGACCCACGGGTCGACTTCGCTGCCGAGGCGATCCGTATCGCGCGTGAGCTGCACTCCACGGTCGAGACGTTCGCGGACACGCTCGCCACCGGCGACGAGGCACGTCTCGCGGGCCTCATCTACGAGCGCTTGCATCTGCGCCGGCGAGCGTGCGGGTCCGAGCGGCGGGCTGGCAGCGGTCGCGTGCGCGTCGGCAGGCGTTTCGCAGCGGCGCTCCGCAGCGTCCGCTATCGCGCCGACGGGTTCGAGGTCCACGGCGAGCCGCCCCTGGTCGCTGGGGGGCGCGGTCACGCTACGGCGAGCAGCGAGCGCCCGGTCGTCGCGGTGGGACGTGCCAGCGGCCTGCGCGTGCTCGTGCGCGAACGCGATATAGCGCGTCGACGAGGGACCGAACTATCGCTGTGGTTGCCAGTGCTGCGGGAGCGGCCGCGCCCCGGTTTCGTCGGCGCCGTGGGCCGCGCGGGGCCGGTCGCCGACAGCGCTGCGCTGTGGCGCATCTACTGCTCGGTTCCACATGATCGCGCGGACGACGCTGCGCTGGCGCTGTGGGGTGCGCTGTCGTCCGCAGGCATCCGTTTCCAGCTCAAGTTGCTCGCACTGGCCGACGAGTATCCCCGCGCCGACGCGCTGGTTGCTTACGTCGCAAGCGACGATCTGCCGCGCGCTGCCGACCTCGCGGTCGCTCTGGGACGGGCCGGGCTTTTCAGCGGACCTGCCGCGGGTCTCGCTCGTCCGCTCGGAAACGGGGTCGCGGTGGCGCCGGAGCCGCTCGCAGCAGGCCGTGACGAGAGCTACGGCACGTACGTCGCGGCCGTGGCCGCGCGCACCCTTTGTTCAGTCGTAACCGACGGGCAGGCAACACAGATCGACGAAGCCACCGTCGCCAGCGTCCTGGGTGCCGAGCTGGCAGCGCTGGCACACGCGACGCTGCCGCCGTCGAGCGAACGCGGCACGGTCGGCGACGTGACGACGGGCGTGCGGGTGGCGCGTGTCGCCCGCGCCCGCGGCAGCAGCCGTCGGGCCGCAGCGTTCGCGAGCATGGCCGAGCACGGGCGGTCGGCGAAGCAAGGGGGGGGTGCGGTGAAGGACGTTCTCGTCGAGGCTCTAGTCGCCACCGGTGCCGCGAGGCGTGACGAGCCGATCGATCCAGCGAGCGTGGTTGAGGGAGTGACGTGCGTGACGATGGCGGTGCGCCTGCACAGCGGCTGGGCGTGGGTCGAGCGCGATCTCTCGGGAAGTAGCGATTCGGCCGAGATCGACGTGCGCGTTGCACTGTGTCGCAGCGCTCTCGAGCCCGACCAAGGTCTCGCCGTGCTGCCCCGGGTGGCTCCCGACGGCACGCTCGTCTTCCCTGGGTTGCCCGGTGGGGAGCTGTTCAGCGACCTGATTCTCGCCGGCGAACTCTCGGATCAAGAGGCTGCAAGGCTCGCCGGGGACATTGCGCAATGGACGGCCGCTTTTCACGCCAACGGCCGGCGCCTGTCGCGCCGATGGCCACGTGTCAGGCTGGCCCTGCCCTGGCTCCTCGACGAGGTCCGCAGCCTCTGCGACCGTGCCGGGGGACGTGCCGCCCTCCACGCCGAGCTCGAGGGCGTACAAGAGCTGCTGCTCCTCGACCACCCGGATCTGCGCGCACGGCTCGCCGAGGCAGTGGCCGCGTTCGCACGGCGCGGTCGCGATGCGACCGTTGTCCACGGCGAGCTCACGCCCGGCTACAGCGTCTGCGGCGAGGGCGCGGTGCGGGTGATCGGTTTCCACCGTGCGGCGATCGGGCCGGCAGCGTACGACGTCGGTTGCTTTCTTGGCGAGCTTGCGGAGTTCGAGCGCGCCCTGCGAGAGCCCGGTCGTGGCGCCGCGCGCGCCGCGGCAACCGCGTTCGTCGACGCCTATGCGGCTGCTGCGGGGATCGGTCGGGCAGCGCTTGTCGCTGCGGCCGCACCGTACGCCGCTCTCAAGGTCGTTGCGCATCTCGCACGCTATGTGCGCGCGTTCGGTTTCGACCGCGCGCTGGTGCGCGGACAGTTGGCGCTTGCGGAAGAGCTCGTAGCGGGAAGGAGCGCGAAATGGGTGGAGGGGTAG